Proteins from one Penicillium digitatum chromosome 2, complete sequence genomic window:
- a CDS encoding CAF1 family ribonuclease, putative codes for MDVTAVTFPDCLPSILNDISTSCFVAVDFELSGVVFKPNTPQSRPQTVQERYVEAKAAAERYQILQVGLTTCHEDKENATYTLKPYNINLSPIAQHEMDVNRDWTFGSRSMEFLLANHFSIDHMCTFGVRYLSREDEKLAIRRATEKYHSRNAVQVADIKKDDHESLEFLEAVRVRVNEWLEQGEKRREWLNIPPPSSMQLIPGSIPTGLSNMQKWLVHHLISDEYPNLTSRGASTFVQIEFRDPCNEQYTFETKLKVKMKRVRKQIGFRWIAEALVGGSLEELETDAFHPLMKIIEQPTFGVQQLSDKVKNRLQENRPVLVGHNMFCDLLFFYRCFLGPLPNTLVEFQTVIHDLFPMLADTKYMATHDCGSLNPMSSLEELNTTLAGIGSPKIEIDPRFSKYKFRTRTHEAGYDSMLAAMAFIKLAGDIQRSPSQPAVKPRPQTTTAPSLVAEIMAQPSSLPTPKSEFSNFFDVETETVPTIQPAQIAQAGTSLADTGSGRIARLVSQGKLLPRLEDAFWNTYGNILRVFGTQERMVQLGRVPKKEELLVEI; via the exons ATGGATGTCACGGCTGTCACCTTTCCCGATTGCCTTCCCTCCATTCTTAACGACATCTCCACCAGCTGTTTCGTGGCCGTAGACTTCGAGCTGTCTGGTGTGGTCTTCAAACCAAATACACCACAGTCTCGACCCCAGACTGTACAGGAACGATATGTGGAAGCCAAGGCAGCCGCCGAGCGGTACCAAATTCTTCAAGTTGGGCTGACAACTTGTCATGAAGACAAGGAAAACG CCACCTACACCCTGAAACCATACAACATAAATCTCAGTCCAATCGCCCAGCATGAGATGGATGTGAATCGGGACTGGACATTCGGAAGCCGCT CAATGGAATTCTTGCTCGCGAACCACTTCAGCATTGACCATATGTGCACGTTCGGCGTTCGATACCTGTCCCGAGAGGACGAAAAACTGGCAATCAGAAGAGCTACGGAGAAATATCACTCGCGGAATGCTGTCCAAGTTGCAGACATTAAAAAAGATGACCATGAATCTCTGGAGTTCCTTGAAGCTGTTCGGGTCAGGGTCAATGAGTGGCTGGAACAGGGCGAG AAACGCCGTGAGTGGCTCAACATCCCACCACCCAGTAGCATGCAGCTTATTCCGGGCTCCATCCCGACCGGGCTGAGCAACATGCAGAAATGGCTGGTACACCACCTTATCAGCGACGAATACCCCAACCTAACGTCGCGGGGTGCGTCAACGTTCGTCCAGATCGAATTTCGGGATCCGTGCAATGAGCAGTATACCTTTGAAACGAAACTGAAGGTCAAAATGAAACGAGTCCGAAAACAGATCGGGTTCCGCTGGATCGCAGAGGCACTGGTGGGTGGAAGCCTGGAAGAACTTGAAACAGACGCTTTCCATCCTTTGATGAAGATAATCGAGCAGCCGACTTTTGGGGTTCAGCAGTTATCAGACAAAGTGAAGAACCGGCTTCAGGAGAACAGACCGGTTCTAGTCGGCCACAACATGTTCTGCGATCTGCTTTTCTTCTACAGATGCTTCCTGGGCCCACTGCCGAATACCCTCGTCGAGTTCCAGACCGTCATCCACGACCTGTTTCCTATGCTAGCGGATACCAAGTACATGGCCACTCATGACTGCGGCTCTCTAAACCCTATGTCTTCACTCGAAGAACTAAACACGACCTTAGCTGGAATAGGAAGCCCCAAGATAG AGATCGACCCCCGCTTTTCGAAGTATAAGTTCCGTACGCGCACTCACGAAGCAGGATATGATAGCATGCTAGCTGCCATGGCCTTCATCAAACTGGCAGGCGATATACAGCGCAGCCCTTCACAGCCGGCGGTCAAACCCCGGCCACAGACAACCACTGCACCCAGTTTGGTTGCCGAAATCATGGCACAGCCTAGCAGTCTGCCTACTCCCAAAAGTGAATTTAGCAACTTCTTTGATGTTGAAACTGAGACCGTGCCAACAATTCAACCAGCCCAGATTGCTCAAGCTGGCACATCCCTAGCTGACACTGGTTCTGGGCGTATAGCTCGCCTGGTCAGCCAGGGTAAATTGCTGCCGCGTCTCGAAGATGCCTTCTGGAATACCTACGGTAACATCCTGCGGGTGTTCGGTACACAGGAGAGGATGGTTCAACTGGGAAGGGTACCAAAGAAGGAAGAGCTGCTGGTGGAGATCTGA
- a CDS encoding putative sodium bile acid cotransporter gives MESAPDTAPPRWQRALKRIASLILHQWLLIGIGVVCALAYRFPNVAKHGGIIRSEYSIMYGVIAIIFLISGLSIPRQKLILHALNWRLHLLVQVTSFLFIPAVVLAIVHIILAADTEEKIDRAVLAGYIFTSCIPTTIASNVVMTRSAGGDDAAALVEVLLANLIGPFVTAAWTIALIPKMVVFDPWRFGGGNLGSMYKEVFQQLGLSVLLPLFIGQLVRWTWPDRTASVMQKTKLPKLSTFCLLLLIWATFSSCFATGALQTLSPQSIIFVVFFNILLYITLTAVCFFCSRPPRIFSSRRWSKPIFTRMSPEETIAVCFCGPAKSTALGIPLLYAMWQPVDLFLKAKTSVPVLLYTTEQICVAHFFVQLFRRWHARIVEKEDLTDSSRDDVEVDMAEVSCGDHAGRVHEQTTV, from the exons ATGGAATCAGCCCCAGACACCGCACCGCCACGGTGGCAGCGAGCCCTGAAACGCATCGCAAGTCTAATCCTCCACCAATGGCTCCTAATCGGGATTGGCGTCGTCTGCGCCCTGGCATACCGTTTCCCGAACGTTGCCAAGCACGGCGGCATCATCCGTTCCGAGTACAGCATCATGTACGGCGTGATCGCGATAATCTTCCTAATCTCAGGTCTGAGCATCCCGCGCCAGAAGCTTATATTGCATGCCCTGAATTGGCGACTTCACTTGCTCGTGCAGGTGACTTCGTTTCTGTTCATTCCCGCCGTGGTGCTGGCCATCGTGCATATTATCCTCGCCGCAGATACGGAGGAGAAGATTGATCGCGCTGTGCTGGCCGGGTATATCTTTACTTCTTGCATTCCGACGACGATTGCGTCCAATGTTGTTATGACGAGGTCTGCGGGTGGAGATGATGCGGCTGCTTTAGTGGAGGTTTTGTTGGCGAATCTTATCGGGCCGTTTGTTACGGCTGCGTGGACTATTGCGTTGATACCGAAGATGGTGGTGTTCGATCCCTGGCGGTTTGGGGGTGGGAATCTGGGGAGTATGTATAAGGAGGTTTTTCAGCAACTGGGGCTCAGTGTGCTACTGCCGCTGTTTATTGGGCAGCTGGTGAGGTGGACTTGGCCTGATCGCACTGCGTCGGTCATGCAGAAGACCAAGCTGCCCAAGTTGTCTACTTTCTGCCTGTTATTGTTGATTTG GGCCACCTTTTCCTCTTGCTTTGCAACAGGAGCCCTTCAAACCCTTTCCCCGCAGAGTATAATCTTTGTGGTCTTCTTCAACATCCTACTGTACATCACTTTGACAGCAGTATGCTTCTTCTGCTCCAGGCCACCGCGAATCTTCAGCTCTCGGCGCTGGTCCAAGCCCATATTCACACGCATGTCTCCGGAGGAAACCATTGCAGTGTGCTTTTGCGGACCAGCGAAGAGTACCGCACTCGGTATTCCACTGTTATACGCAATGTGGCAGCCAGTTGATCTATttcttaaagcgaagacATCGGTGCCGGTGCTGCTCTACACTACGGAGCAAATTTGTGTGGCGCATTTCTTTGTTCAGTTGTTTCGGCGGTGGCATGCTCGAATcgttgaaaaagaagatttGACTGACAGTTCGCGCGATGATGTTGAGGTTGATATGGCTGAGGTTTCATGCGGGGATCACGCTGGACGTGTTCATGAGCAGACGACTGTTTAA
- a CDS encoding Peroxin 26, with the protein MATGLPMSTRSHASSASPTKLCSKIYKKASQLYLTRRLPEAFENLQPIIIPSAPEDQHTNGDNSTPVAPIATAAGTWRIKMWNLYITLLSAIVDLGAEEGKRQFGQKEWKAIASQVREGTIWETVVEVGYQGHEGSVDAEVVYNLATLLLTHSSSQSLNQRRLETYLSSYRQPNLDLTDRLEDASDDYEQRPMRTTSEADTPKHLTARVKIVELFTLHVLPRNDEWAYATEFITLSEVLDDERKDLFLQTLGGIKEEKERGETRADELQQAKDAERERQRDDERREAEEAATAAARLQANEHKRNTSEVDYGIEKNGFNGSPKGKGARQSTDKLPNGKSQTSLSSGSRNVKKQDKVEPRSTRAVATGLRGIIRHIIRTVSGNPMSIVRTLLFMIGILMVISRQGVRDRIRRVTGGAWQKVKATAGMGVKVSYI; encoded by the exons ATGGCCACCGGACTACCAATGTCGACTCGCTCTCACGCATCCTCAGCTTCCCCCACAAAGTTGTGCTCCAAGATATACAAGAAAGCCTCTCAACTTTACCTCACACGACGCTTACCAGAAGCCTTTGAAAATCTCCAACCGATTATTATCCCATCAGCACCAGAGGACCAGCACACAAATGGAGACAATTCAACACCGGTGGCGCCGATCGCCACGGCCGCCGGCACGTGGAGAATCAAGATGTGGAACCTCTACATCACCCTCCTCAGCGCAATAGTCGATCTCGGCGCAGAGGAGGGAAAAAGGCAATTTGGCCAGAAAGAGTGGAAAGCGATTGCCTCGCAAGTCAGAGAGGGTACAATTTGGGAGACTGTGGTCGAGGTAGGGTACCAAGGCCATGAGGGTTCGGTGGATGCGGAAGTGGTCTACAACCT TGCTACCCTGCTTCTAACTCACTCCTCTTCGCAATCCCTGAACCAACGGCGCCTTGAGACCTATCTCTCCTCCTACAGACAACCCAACCTCGACCTCACGGATCGTCTCGAGGATGCATCGGATGATTACGAGCAGCGCCCCATGCGTACGACAAGCGAAGCCGATACCCCGAAACATCTAACTGCCAGAGTCAAAATCGTCGAGCTCTTTACTTTGCACGTCCTCCCCCGCAATGATGAGTGGGCATACGCAACCGAATTCATCACCCTGAGCGAAGTCCTCGACGATGAACGCAAAGATCTCTTCCTACAGACTCTCGGGGGCAtaaaggaagagaaggagcGGGGAGAAACGCGCGCAGACGAATTGCAGCAAGCCAAAGACGCAGAGCGTGAACGGCAACGAGATGACGAACGTCGCGAAGCCGAAGAAGCCGCGACAGCCGCTGCGCGACTACAGGCTAATGAGCATAAGCGCAATACCAGCGAAGTCGACTACGGAATTGAGAAAAACGGCTTTAATGGCTCTCCTAAAGGCAAAGGAGCCAGGCAATCGACAGACAAGTTGCCGAATGGCAAGTCACAAACTTCTCTCTCCTCCGGCTCTAGAAATGTCAAGAAGCAGGACAAGGTAGAACCCCGGTCAACTCGGGCCGTGGCTACTGGACTGCGCGGTATCATCCGTCACATTATTCGGACTGTGTCTGGAAATCCCATGTCAATAGTTCGTACCCTGCTCTTCATGATCGGCATTTTGATGGTCATCAGCCGGCAGGGTGTGCGGGATCGCATCCGACGAGTTACAGGTGGCGCTTGGCAAAAGGTCAAAGCCACCGCTGGAATGGGTGTCAAAGTGAGCTATATTTGA
- a CDS encoding mitochondrial 54S ribosomal protein mL46 encodes MSSGSNGARRVASLLRPSIIDSGVCRSCQETLGRRSYSSVPAIESTSASTAADPAVKPAYIINAGVVLSRPPQITRELEPFEKAFFFYQKRLNERLALPFTKNFYFKRGTPADEDWKKKIQERRTAARDIGTYNAYDSDAWNDELLLGAKESEPEHQIEALVQDAESTANATSQDTSKKEEIPRPYPRITEADKKNDQKSLDRLLSRTLYLLVQSKEGHWKFPSSPVESGETLRSAAERTLAQSAGVNMNTWMVGFHPIGWHSFNPRRSKKADNATEIEAPGSKIFFLKSRMMAGQADLSVNTQGLKDFKWLAKEELAQYLNTQYYSNIKNMLADR; translated from the exons ATGTCGTCAGGATCTAATGGGGCACGGCGCGTAGCCTCGCTACTGC GGCCATCAATAATCGACTCCGGCGTGTGCAGAAGCTGCCAAGAGACCCTTGGCCGCCGTAGTTATTCCTCCGTACCAGCGATCGAATCGACCTCCGCATCAACAGCAGCCGATCCAGCCGTGAAGCCAGCCTACATCATCAACGCGGGTGTAGTCCTCTCCCGCCCTCCCCAAATCACCCGTGAACTCGAACCGTTCGAGAAAGCGTTCTTTTTCTACCAGAAGCGTCTGAATGAGCGTCTGGCTCTCCCCTTTACGAAAAATTTCTACTTCAAGCGTGGAACACCGGCCGATGAAgactggaagaagaagatccagGAGCGCCGGACTGCCGCGCGTGATATCGGAACATACAACGCGTACGATAGCGATGCATGGAACGACGAGCTCCTGCTAGGAGCAAAGGAGTCTGAGCCTGAACACCAGATTGAGGCTCTTGTCCAGGACGCAGAATCCACTGCCAATGCGACTTCCCAAGATACTAGCAAGAAGGAGGAAATTCCTCGGCCGTACCCTCGGATCACGGAGGCAGACAAGAAGAACGACCAAAAGAGTCTCGATCGTTTGCTTTCCCGCACGCTCTATCTCCTTGTTCAGTCTAAGGAGGGACACTGGAAATTCCCCAGTTCGCCGGTGGAGTCGGGCGAGACCCTTCGCTCG GCTGCTGAACGCACTCTTGCCCAGTCCGCTGGTGTCAACATGAACACCTGGATGGTTGGCTTCCACCCAATCGGATGGCACTCCTTCAACCCGCGCCGCTCGAAGAAGGCGGACAACGCAACCGAGATCGAGGCTCCCGGtagcaagatcttcttcctGAAGTCTCGTATGATGGCTGGCCAGGCTGATCTGTCCGTCAACACCCAGGGCCTCAAGGACTTCAAGTGGCTAGCCAAGGAGGAGCTCGCACAATACCTGAACACGCAATACTACAGCAACATCAAGAACATGCTAGCCGACCGGTAA
- a CDS encoding PDZ-binding protein, CRIPT, translating to MVCSKCQKKLKATELATPGVKRKNDMYYGSPGSTLGGGADKGKAKATLGATGIGKSKLLSAKAKNPYAAYASSCDNCKVKTEQGRKFCQRCAYQRNACAMCGKNLAGKSAKDQPIVQGQKFNMA from the exons atggtcTGCTCAAAATGCCAAAAAAAGCTCAAAGCTACCGAGCTCGCCACGCCAGGCGTCAAGCGCAAGAACGACATGTATTATGGCTCGCCAGGTAGTACGCTCGGTGGCGGCGCAGACAAGGGAAAGGCGAAGGCGACGTTAGGCGCCACGGGAATCGGAAAG AGCAAACTCCTTAGCGCGAAAGCGAAGAATCCTTATGCGGCTTATGCTTCGTCTTGTGATAACTGCAAGGTGAAGACGGAGCAGGGGAGGAAGTTTTGCCAGCGATGCGCTTATCAAAGGAATG CCTGTGCCATGTGCGGCAAGAACCTGGCGGGGAAGTCGGCCAAGGACCAGCCTATTGTTCAGGGACAGAAGTTTAACATGGCGTGA